From Caulobacter segnis, a single genomic window includes:
- a CDS encoding DUF6968 family protein, translated as MTPEIPLPSGVSCERTYRVLVDGTSKPLPCRWFVPEPHPEGDWVCRVEMTWPGGRVQKAHACGIDSTQALLLALETVHTLILTSDESIDWFEEHDDLGLPCRDYHAEGLAERKARREGK; from the coding sequence ATGACGCCCGAGATCCCGCTGCCGTCCGGCGTGAGCTGCGAGCGGACCTATCGAGTGTTGGTCGACGGAACGTCGAAGCCGCTGCCATGCCGATGGTTCGTCCCTGAGCCGCATCCCGAAGGCGATTGGGTCTGTCGCGTCGAGATGACCTGGCCTGGCGGGCGGGTCCAGAAGGCACACGCCTGCGGGATCGACTCGACCCAGGCCTTGCTTCTGGCGCTCGAGACAGTCCACACGCTGATCCTGACCAGCGACGAATCCATCGACTGGTTCGAAGAGCACGACGATCTGGGCTTGCCCTGCCGGGACTACCACGCCGAAGGGCTGGCCGAGCGGAAAGCGCGCCGCGAGGGCAAATGA
- a CDS encoding isobutyryl-CoA dehydrogenase has translation MRMDFALNEDQVAIQDAARAFAEGQLAPHSAEWDEKKHFPVDVLREAAELGFAGIYVNEDVGGSGLSRLDASIIFEALSYGDVPTAAYLTIHNMASWMIDRFGSDDLRQRYLPRLTTMQLIASYCLTEPGSGSDAANMRTTARLDGDHYVLNGGKAFISGGGVSDVYVVMARTGGDGAKGVSAFVVEKRTEGLSFGANERKMGWNAQPTAQVNFDECRVPVANRIGQEGEGFRFAMMGLDGGRLNIASCSLGGAQFALDTAKAYLETRNQFGRPLKDFQALQFKLADMATELEAARLMVRRAAHALDNRHPEATKLCAMAKRFTTDAGFQVANDALQLHGGYGYLQDYPLERIVRDLRVHQILEGTNEIMRVIIAREMFRQ, from the coding sequence GTGCGCATGGATTTCGCGCTGAACGAAGATCAAGTCGCGATCCAGGACGCCGCTCGCGCTTTCGCCGAGGGACAGCTTGCCCCTCATTCGGCGGAGTGGGACGAGAAGAAGCACTTCCCGGTCGACGTGCTACGCGAGGCCGCCGAGCTGGGCTTCGCCGGCATCTATGTGAACGAAGACGTCGGCGGTTCGGGCCTGTCGCGCCTGGACGCCTCGATCATCTTCGAGGCGCTCAGCTACGGCGACGTGCCGACGGCGGCCTACCTGACCATCCACAACATGGCCTCGTGGATGATCGACCGCTTCGGTTCGGACGACCTGCGCCAGCGCTACCTGCCGCGCCTGACGACCATGCAACTGATCGCCAGCTACTGCCTGACCGAGCCGGGCTCGGGCTCGGACGCGGCCAACATGCGCACGACGGCCAGGCTGGACGGCGACCACTACGTCCTGAACGGGGGCAAGGCCTTCATCTCGGGCGGCGGCGTCTCGGACGTCTATGTCGTCATGGCCCGCACCGGCGGCGATGGCGCCAAGGGCGTCTCAGCCTTCGTGGTCGAGAAAAGGACCGAAGGTCTCAGCTTCGGCGCCAATGAGCGCAAGATGGGCTGGAACGCCCAGCCGACCGCCCAGGTCAACTTCGACGAATGCCGGGTGCCGGTCGCCAACCGTATCGGCCAGGAGGGCGAGGGCTTCCGCTTCGCCATGATGGGCCTGGATGGCGGGCGACTGAACATCGCCTCGTGTTCGCTGGGCGGGGCGCAGTTCGCCCTCGACACCGCCAAGGCCTACCTGGAGACCCGCAACCAGTTCGGGCGGCCGCTGAAGGATTTCCAGGCGCTGCAGTTCAAGCTGGCCGACATGGCCACCGAGCTGGAAGCCGCCCGCCTAATGGTGCGCCGCGCGGCCCATGCGCTGGACAACCGCCATCCCGAAGCGACCAAGCTTTGCGCCATGGCCAAGCGTTTCACGACGGACGCCGGCTTCCAGGTGGCCAATGACGCCTTGCAGCTGCATGGCGGCTACGGCTACCTCCAGGACTATCCGCTAGAGCGCATCGTGCGCGACCTGCGGGTGCACCAGATCCTGGAAGGGACCAACGAGATCATGCGCGTCATCATCGCCCGCGAGATGTTCCGCCAGTGA
- a CDS encoding enoyl-CoA hydratase/isomerase family protein, which produces MTDEPEVLISVEKNVGRITLNRPKALHALTQGMCETMIGALLDWREDPEIYVVLIDHAGERGFCAGGDIRMLAQSGAKDGVEARAFFHTEYQLNHLLFSYDIPVVAVMDGVVMGGGVGISMPAHVRIATERTTFAMPETGIGLFPDVGGGWYLPRLPGKAGLWLALTGARIKGADCMRLGIATHFVEFGAISGLKKAIVADPRRIDETLKTYRADAGKAALLGFEQDLNRLFVGESVEEIFEFLTLDSSDWGKAQLEVLKTKSPQTLKVAFEQLKRGAALTDFADNMAMEYRIGSRVVRKHDFIEGVRAVIVDKDNAPKWDPATLEGVTDAMLNEIFAPLPPGEEWMPLT; this is translated from the coding sequence ATGACCGACGAACCCGAAGTCCTGATCAGCGTCGAGAAGAACGTCGGCCGCATCACCCTCAATCGGCCCAAGGCCCTGCACGCCCTGACCCAGGGCATGTGCGAGACCATGATCGGCGCGCTGCTGGACTGGCGGGAAGATCCTGAGATCTACGTGGTCCTGATCGACCATGCGGGCGAGCGCGGTTTCTGCGCCGGCGGCGATATCCGCATGCTGGCGCAGAGCGGGGCCAAGGACGGGGTCGAGGCGCGGGCCTTCTTCCACACCGAGTACCAACTGAACCACCTGCTGTTCAGCTACGACATCCCGGTGGTGGCGGTGATGGACGGCGTGGTCATGGGCGGCGGCGTGGGCATCTCGATGCCGGCGCACGTGCGGATCGCCACCGAGCGCACGACCTTCGCCATGCCCGAGACCGGCATCGGCCTGTTCCCGGACGTCGGTGGCGGCTGGTACCTGCCGCGTCTGCCGGGCAAGGCGGGGCTGTGGCTGGCCCTGACCGGCGCGCGGATCAAGGGCGCGGACTGCATGCGCCTGGGCATCGCCACCCACTTCGTCGAGTTCGGCGCGATCTCGGGCCTGAAGAAGGCGATCGTCGCCGATCCGCGCCGCATCGACGAGACCCTCAAGACGTATCGCGCTGACGCCGGCAAGGCCGCGTTGCTGGGCTTCGAGCAGGACCTCAACCGCCTGTTCGTCGGCGAGAGCGTGGAAGAGATCTTCGAGTTCCTGACCCTCGATTCCAGCGACTGGGGCAAGGCCCAACTGGAGGTCCTGAAGACCAAGTCGCCTCAAACCCTGAAGGTCGCCTTCGAGCAGTTGAAGCGCGGCGCGGCCCTGACCGACTTCGCCGACAACATGGCCATGGAGTACCGCATCGGCTCGCGCGTCGTTCGCAAGCACGACTTCATCGAAGGCGTCCGGGCCGTGATCGTCGACAAGGACAACGCGCCGAAATGGGACCCGGCGACGCTTGAAGGCGTTACCGACGCCATGCTGAATGAGATTTTCGCCCCGCTTCCGCCCGGCGAAGAATGGATGCCGCTGACGTAG
- a CDS encoding class I SAM-dependent methyltransferase: MRKPFLSLVAVLGLAACATEPMLGPPPPPPSGPVAVSIPANIAASLSDPSRPAADMVRDRDRHPGEVLAFAGVRPGAKVADLIPGGGYFTRIFSKAVGPRGRVYAYVPDELTKAAKREPTVNAIARDPAYPNVTVILNTLPNFATPEKLDLVFTAQNYHDMHDKFMGPANLSVVNRQVFKALKPGGVYLVIDHVADAGSGLRDTETLHRIDPAVVKAEVTAAGFIFEGESRVLRNSNDPRKANVYDAGIRGKTDQFVYKFRKPSTAR; the protein is encoded by the coding sequence ATGCGTAAGCCGTTTCTCAGTCTCGTCGCCGTGCTGGGCCTCGCCGCCTGCGCCACAGAGCCGATGCTGGGGCCGCCGCCTCCGCCGCCGTCCGGCCCGGTCGCCGTCAGTATTCCAGCCAACATCGCCGCGTCGCTGAGCGATCCGTCGCGTCCGGCCGCCGACATGGTCCGAGACAGGGACCGCCATCCGGGCGAGGTCCTGGCCTTCGCCGGCGTGCGTCCGGGCGCGAAGGTGGCCGACCTGATTCCCGGCGGCGGCTATTTCACCCGTATCTTCTCGAAGGCCGTCGGTCCGAGAGGGCGCGTCTACGCCTACGTGCCGGACGAACTCACCAAGGCGGCCAAGCGTGAGCCGACGGTGAACGCCATCGCCCGCGATCCGGCCTATCCGAACGTGACGGTGATCCTGAACACCCTGCCCAACTTCGCCACGCCGGAGAAGCTGGACCTGGTGTTCACGGCCCAGAACTATCACGACATGCACGACAAGTTCATGGGCCCGGCCAACCTGTCGGTCGTGAACCGCCAGGTCTTCAAGGCGCTGAAGCCGGGCGGCGTCTATCTGGTCATCGACCACGTGGCCGATGCCGGCTCGGGTCTGCGCGACACCGAGACCCTGCACCGCATCGATCCGGCGGTGGTCAAGGCCGAAGTGACGGCCGCCGGCTTCATCTTCGAGGGGGAGAGCCGCGTGCTGCGCAATTCGAACGATCCCCGCAAGGCCAACGTCTACGACGCCGGCATCCGGGGTAAGACCGACCAGTTCGTCTACAAGTTCCGCAAGCCGTCGACGGCGCGCTGA
- a CDS encoding DUF2147 domain-containing protein, with protein MRFLKLALAALTVALGMAAVSAPAYAADGGDISRSYGVWRNPKNSVHLEIKDCGASTCGVVVWASAKAEADARKSGTDTLIGKQLLRDFEAQRDGSLKGRVWVPTLKVTLVGSADIVDTRTMRAKGCVLGNFLCKSQLWTRLEGPSLLASRAAP; from the coding sequence ATGCGTTTCCTGAAACTTGCCCTTGCCGCCCTGACGGTGGCCCTTGGAATGGCCGCGGTCTCCGCGCCGGCCTACGCCGCCGACGGCGGCGATATCTCGCGCTCGTACGGCGTGTGGCGCAACCCGAAGAACTCCGTCCACCTGGAGATCAAGGACTGTGGCGCCAGCACCTGCGGCGTCGTGGTGTGGGCCAGCGCCAAGGCCGAGGCCGATGCGCGCAAGTCGGGCACGGACACCCTGATCGGCAAGCAATTGCTGCGCGACTTCGAAGCCCAGCGCGACGGCTCGCTGAAGGGCCGCGTCTGGGTGCCGACCCTGAAGGTCACCCTGGTGGGTTCGGCCGATATCGTCGACACGCGCACCATGCGCGCCAAGGGCTGCGTCCTCGGCAACTTCCTGTGCAAGTCGCAGCTGTGGACCCGTCTCGAGGGTCCCTCCCTGCTGGCCTCGCGCGCCGCCCCCTAA
- a CDS encoding histidine phosphatase family protein: MIYLCRHGQTFHNREGRMQGQTESDLTPLGRAQAAAMGDLLFDLIRRDPPANWRIVASPLRRARQTAETIGARLGLPVAFEDRLMEISVGDWSNRLRDEVKRENPELLSDPEWAFKSPGGETYEAIMGRVSGWLAEQAPEPERKLIVISHGIAGWMLRGAYAGLPRERVICLDTPQDAIFRLSGGQIDRLDCAPVEEPA; encoded by the coding sequence ATGATCTATCTGTGTCGCCACGGCCAGACCTTCCACAATCGCGAAGGCCGCATGCAGGGCCAGACCGAATCCGACCTGACCCCGTTGGGCCGCGCCCAGGCGGCGGCGATGGGCGACCTGCTGTTCGACCTGATCCGGCGCGACCCGCCCGCGAATTGGCGCATCGTCGCCAGCCCGCTTCGCCGCGCCCGTCAGACCGCCGAGACGATCGGCGCGCGCCTGGGCCTGCCGGTGGCGTTCGAGGATCGCCTGATGGAGATCAGCGTTGGCGACTGGTCCAATCGTCTGCGCGACGAGGTCAAGCGCGAGAACCCTGAGCTGCTGAGCGATCCGGAGTGGGCGTTCAAGTCGCCGGGCGGCGAGACCTACGAGGCCATCATGGGCCGCGTGTCCGGCTGGCTGGCCGAGCAGGCGCCCGAGCCCGAGCGCAAGCTGATCGTGATCAGCCACGGCATCGCCGGCTGGATGCTGCGCGGCGCCTATGCCGGCCTGCCGCGCGAGCGGGTGATCTGCCTGGACACGCCGCAGGACGCGATCTTCCGCCTGAGCGGCGGCCAGATCGATCGCCTCGACTGCGCCCCGGTCGAAGAACCCGCCTGA
- the mmsB gene encoding 3-hydroxyisobutyrate dehydrogenase, whose protein sequence is MTRIAFIGLGNMGGGMVANQAKAQHQVRAFDLSAAAVARAVAAGCHAAASVEEAVADAEVVITMLPAGPHVRSVYGEQVFAHAPKSALLIDCSTIDVESARAVAKQAAEAGFRFADAPVSGGVMAAEAGTLAFMVGCDEANFPAVEAALAPMSRATIHAGDHGAGQAAKICNNMLLGVSMLGTCEAFALAEKLGLAADRFFEIASKSSGQCWSVTSYCPVPGVGPQTPADRGYEGGFATAMMLKDLKLAQDAAAKAGASTPMGAQAEALYALLAANGLGGKDFSAAIQLLRGKLAELT, encoded by the coding sequence ATGACGCGCATCGCGTTCATCGGCCTGGGCAACATGGGCGGCGGCATGGTCGCCAACCAGGCCAAGGCCCAGCATCAGGTCCGCGCCTTCGACCTGTCGGCGGCGGCGGTCGCGCGCGCCGTGGCGGCCGGCTGCCACGCGGCGGCGTCGGTGGAGGAAGCCGTGGCGGACGCCGAGGTGGTGATCACCATGCTGCCCGCCGGCCCGCATGTCCGTTCGGTCTATGGCGAGCAGGTCTTTGCCCATGCGCCCAAATCGGCCCTGCTGATCGACTGTTCGACCATCGACGTCGAGAGCGCCCGGGCCGTGGCCAAGCAGGCGGCCGAGGCCGGCTTCCGCTTCGCCGACGCGCCGGTGTCGGGCGGGGTCATGGCCGCCGAGGCCGGGACGCTGGCCTTCATGGTCGGTTGCGACGAGGCCAACTTTCCCGCCGTCGAGGCGGCGCTGGCCCCGATGTCGCGGGCGACGATCCACGCCGGCGACCACGGTGCGGGGCAGGCGGCCAAGATCTGCAACAACATGCTGCTGGGCGTCTCGATGCTGGGGACCTGCGAGGCCTTCGCCCTGGCCGAGAAGCTGGGCCTGGCCGCCGACCGCTTCTTCGAGATCGCCAGCAAGTCGTCGGGCCAGTGCTGGTCGGTGACCTCGTACTGCCCGGTTCCCGGCGTCGGTCCCCAGACGCCGGCCGATCGCGGCTACGAAGGCGGGTTCGCCACGGCGATGATGCTGAAGGACCTGAAGCTGGCCCAGGACGCCGCCGCCAAGGCCGGCGCCAGCACGCCGATGGGCGCCCAGGCCGAGGCGCTGTACGCCCTGCTGGCGGCGAACGGCCTGGGCGGGAAGGACTTCTCCGCGGCCATCCAGTTACTTCGCGGCAAGCTGGCGGAACTGACCTGA